Proteins encoded by one window of Ignavibacteriota bacterium:
- a CDS encoding serine hydrolase, whose amino-acid sequence MRILITFFVIILIATVTINADELYFPPIVIGQKWETTSPEELGWNTDKIPVLFNYLEDKKSKGFIVLKDGKIVLEKYFGNFTQDSNWYWASAGKTLTAALAGLAQEEGFLNINDKTSIYLGESWTSLTKDKEDLITIRNQLTMTTGLDFNVESTDCTEPECLKYKADAGSQWYYHNAPYTLIENVIEEASGESYNQYFFRKIRNRIGMNGAWFKIGYNNVYFSTPRSMARFGLLMLGNGKWGETEIFSDKNYLFDMINTSNDLNKSYGYLWWLNGKGSFMVPQTSLVFKGMLFSEAPEDAYAALGKDGQCLHVSPSTGIVWVRMGEDPGENLFVSKDFSSNIWKYLNDIMNTEMSVYESENNFYVSPNPASDFITIQFSNKGLQPFAATEKVQLFDMLGLEVMSVGTGLDLSTQRIDVSHLPAGVYFIRIGDKVEKFVKM is encoded by the coding sequence ATGAGAATATTAATTACTTTTTTTGTAATTATTTTAATTGCAACTGTTACTATAAATGCAGATGAATTATACTTCCCCCCTATCGTAATAGGACAAAAATGGGAAACAACAAGCCCCGAAGAACTGGGTTGGAATACAGATAAAATTCCTGTACTTTTCAACTATTTAGAAGATAAAAAATCAAAAGGGTTCATTGTTTTGAAAGATGGGAAAATTGTTCTTGAAAAGTATTTCGGCAATTTCACTCAGGATAGTAACTGGTACTGGGCTTCTGCCGGAAAAACACTTACGGCGGCTTTAGCAGGATTAGCTCAGGAGGAAGGTTTTCTGAATATTAACGATAAAACTTCAATTTATCTTGGTGAAAGCTGGACTTCATTGACTAAGGACAAAGAAGACCTGATTACTATCCGCAATCAACTTACAATGACTACAGGCTTGGACTTCAATGTTGAAAGCACTGACTGTACCGAGCCCGAATGTCTGAAATATAAAGCAGATGCAGGCTCGCAGTGGTACTATCATAATGCACCTTACACGCTGATTGAAAATGTAATTGAAGAAGCATCCGGCGAAAGTTACAACCAGTATTTTTTCAGAAAAATCAGAAATCGGATTGGTATGAACGGTGCCTGGTTTAAAATTGGTTATAACAATGTATATTTCAGTACACCACGCTCGATGGCGCGTTTCGGCTTGCTTATGCTCGGCAATGGTAAATGGGGTGAAACGGAAATATTTTCAGATAAGAACTATCTATTTGATATGATAAATACTTCAAATGATTTGAATAAATCTTATGGCTATCTCTGGTGGCTAAACGGAAAGGGAAGTTTTATGGTACCGCAAACATCTTTAGTATTTAAGGGTATGTTGTTCAGTGAAGCACCTGAAGATGCTTATGCAGCTCTCGGTAAAGATGGTCAGTGCTTACATGTTTCACCAAGCACTGGCATAGTTTGGGTTAGAATGGGTGAAGACCCCGGCGAAAATCTATTCGTATCCAAAGATTTCAGCAGTAATATTTGGAAATATCTCAACGATATTATGAATACAGAAATGAGTGTTTATGAATCAGAAAACAATTTTTATGTCAGCCCAAATCCCGCAAGTGATTTCATTACAATTCAATTCAGCAACAAAGGGCTTCAGCCCTTTGCAGCGACTGAAAAAGTGCAGCTATTCGATATGCTCGGTTTAGAAGTTATGTCTGTAGGGACAGGGCTTGACCTGTCCACACAAAGAATAGATGTATCACATTTGCCCGCAGGAGTGTATTTTATCCGTATTGGTGATAAGGTAGAGAAATTTGTGAAGATGTAA
- a CDS encoding PhoH family protein, with protein MAKRNRKAETEEEKIERQAKPLGVESDNTIRSIILSDKQKELIETIEKNDITICTGPAGTSKTFIDCYYAVKSLKLNTFDKVLLTKPIQEAGEKLGFLPGDIESKIDPHYESYKITFQKLMKKRIFEKLLKENVIEFRPLAFMRGATFDNSLMILDEAQNCDIRQLMLFTTRMGNKSKVIISGDLHQYDINAYHVALQFFVNMVRDIKGIGVFEFEQADIVRNKILIEITERYEKLKFDEKLPRNKS; from the coding sequence ATGGCAAAGAGAAATAGAAAAGCAGAAACAGAAGAAGAAAAAATCGAAAGGCAGGCAAAGCCTCTGGGAGTTGAATCTGATAATACAATCAGGTCAATAATATTATCAGACAAGCAAAAAGAACTGATAGAAACTATCGAAAAAAATGACATAACAATTTGTACGGGTCCGGCCGGAACCTCCAAAACATTTATTGATTGTTATTATGCAGTCAAATCACTTAAGTTGAACACATTTGACAAAGTGTTATTAACTAAACCAATTCAGGAAGCAGGCGAAAAACTCGGTTTTCTCCCCGGAGATATTGAATCCAAGATTGACCCTCATTACGAAAGCTACAAAATCACTTTTCAGAAACTGATGAAAAAGCGAATTTTTGAGAAATTGCTCAAGGAAAATGTGATCGAATTCAGACCGCTCGCATTTATGAGAGGAGCGACTTTTGATAATTCGCTTATGATTTTGGATGAAGCACAGAATTGTGATATCAGGCAATTGATGCTCTTCACAACGAGGATGGGTAATAAAAGTAAAGTTATAATTTCCGGAGACTTACATCAGTATGATATCAATGCTTATCATGTAGCACTTCAGTTTTTTGTTAATATGGTTCGCGATATAAAAGGTATTGGTGTTTTTGAATTCGAACAGGCAGATATTGTTAGAAATAAAATCCTGATTGAAATTACCGAGCGCTACGAAAAATTGAAATTTGATGAAAAACTTCCGAGGAATAAATCATGA
- the secA gene encoding preprotein translocase subunit SecA, translated as MFGKILNKILGNRHEKDVKKMLPVVDEINKIYKDLDKLTDEQLKAKTSEYRARIKESVKSLEDNRKALQEKLQNEALDSSEILDVTQQIKDLGDEIYSTINAELDEILPEAFAVVRQACKRLKERGFSYTYAGQHAVWDMVPYDVQMIGGIVLHEGKIAEMATGEGKTLVAVAPVYLNALAGKGVHLVTVNDYLAKRDSEWMSPVYNFLGLTVGAIQSNMDNEDRKKIYNCDITYGTNNEFGFDYLRDNMVVDLENLVQNEHWFAIVDEVDSVLIDEARTPLIISGPVGQTDQRFEEMNPRVKRLIDAQFKLVNSIVAEAEGYINSGSKEDLEKAGVCLLRAYHGYPKHKKLTKLLQEPENQKLKRDTEMFFLRDKGKRMHEIDDELYYNIDEKTHQIDISEKGRELLGTRDEDANMFVIPDIAAQFSQIEGDPNLSPEEKQRLKDEAHLIFADRSDRIHTINQLLRAYSLYEKDVEYVIQDSKIMIVDEFTGRILDGRRYSDGLHQAIEAKENVKVERDTQTFATITLQNYFRLYRKLAGMTGTADTEAGEFEKIYKLEVTVIPTNRPIVRDDQEDLIFKTKREKYNAIIEDIKELQKAGRAVLVGTATVEVSEILAKMLKRQGVKHNVLNAKQHAKEAEIVSQAGMKGAVTIATNMAGRGTDIKLDHEVKKNGGLAILGSERHDARRIDRQLRGRAGRQGDPGSSIFYISLEDDLMRLFGGERIANVMAKLKIPEGEPIQHSMISNSVERAQKKVEENNFGIRKRLLEYDNVMNQQREVIYNRRRAALRGERLKGELFDYIEDMAYNLIEEFKPEKRVKDFKDTVRSQLLCEVEVSEKDFEKDNNNDLIERVIKAAKEFYERKEEMLGKEFMSKLERVAVLQTIDDKWREHLRVMDDLKEGIHLRSYGQKDPLLEYKSEAYGLFVELVKEINKESVIFAFKYFPQMVQREVKLRKPAAGHATADELQVRQRTASGTMKFEHSTQTPAFLQNVPQQQQPGGQATTVSNTFKRSERKFGRNDTVKVKYRDGKIVTAKYKKVEEDIANSVCDVLDDE; from the coding sequence ATGTTCGGCAAAATTTTAAACAAGATATTAGGTAACAGACACGAGAAAGATGTAAAAAAAATGCTTCCCGTGGTTGATGAAATTAACAAAATCTATAAAGATTTAGATAAACTTACAGATGAGCAGTTAAAAGCAAAAACTTCAGAATACCGAGCCAGAATCAAAGAATCTGTAAAATCACTTGAAGATAATCGAAAAGCCTTACAGGAAAAACTTCAAAACGAAGCACTCGACAGCTCTGAAATTCTTGATGTTACTCAACAGATTAAAGACCTTGGAGATGAAATATACTCTACAATCAACGCTGAATTAGATGAAATACTTCCTGAAGCATTTGCAGTTGTAAGACAAGCCTGCAAAAGATTGAAAGAAAGAGGTTTCAGCTATACTTATGCCGGTCAGCATGCAGTTTGGGATATGGTGCCTTATGATGTTCAGATGATTGGTGGTATTGTACTTCACGAAGGGAAAATCGCCGAAATGGCAACCGGGGAAGGTAAAACTCTTGTTGCAGTCGCACCGGTATATCTCAATGCTCTTGCCGGAAAAGGTGTACACCTTGTCACAGTAAACGATTATCTTGCAAAACGTGACTCAGAATGGATGTCTCCTGTCTATAATTTCCTTGGGCTGACAGTAGGTGCAATTCAGTCAAATATGGATAATGAAGACCGTAAAAAGATTTACAACTGCGATATTACTTACGGTACCAATAACGAATTTGGCTTTGATTACTTGCGCGACAATATGGTTGTTGATTTAGAAAATTTAGTTCAGAACGAACACTGGTTTGCTATTGTTGATGAGGTTGACTCAGTACTGATTGATGAAGCGAGAACTCCTCTCATTATTTCAGGTCCTGTAGGTCAGACTGACCAGAGATTTGAAGAAATGAATCCAAGAGTAAAGCGCCTGATTGATGCGCAGTTCAAACTTGTCAACTCTATTGTAGCCGAAGCTGAAGGCTATATAAATTCCGGAAGTAAAGAAGACCTTGAAAAAGCCGGCGTATGCTTGCTCCGAGCTTATCACGGATATCCGAAACACAAAAAATTGACAAAATTACTTCAGGAACCTGAAAATCAAAAGCTAAAACGAGATACTGAAATGTTTTTCCTTCGTGATAAAGGGAAACGTATGCATGAAATTGATGATGAATTATACTACAATATTGATGAAAAAACTCATCAGATTGACATCAGTGAAAAAGGTCGCGAGCTGCTTGGTACAAGAGATGAAGATGCCAATATGTTTGTAATTCCAGATATTGCGGCACAATTCAGCCAAATTGAAGGTGATCCGAATCTCAGCCCTGAAGAAAAACAAAGGTTGAAGGATGAAGCGCATCTGATTTTTGCTGATAGAAGCGACAGAATTCATACGATAAATCAACTTTTGAGAGCATATTCACTTTATGAAAAAGATGTGGAATATGTAATTCAAGACAGCAAAATCATGATAGTTGATGAATTTACAGGACGTATCCTTGATGGAAGACGCTATTCAGACGGACTTCATCAGGCTATCGAAGCAAAAGAAAATGTTAAAGTTGAGCGTGATACTCAGACTTTTGCAACAATTACTCTGCAGAATTATTTCCGTTTGTATCGCAAGCTGGCAGGTATGACAGGTACAGCTGATACTGAAGCAGGAGAATTTGAAAAAATTTACAAACTGGAAGTTACTGTAATTCCTACAAACAGACCAATTGTGCGTGATGACCAGGAAGATTTGATTTTTAAAACAAAACGTGAAAAATATAACGCAATTATAGAGGATATCAAAGAACTTCAAAAAGCAGGTCGAGCCGTGCTTGTCGGAACTGCAACTGTTGAAGTATCTGAAATACTTGCAAAAATGCTGAAACGTCAGGGTGTCAAACATAATGTACTTAATGCCAAACAACACGCTAAGGAAGCAGAAATAGTTTCACAGGCGGGAATGAAAGGTGCTGTAACAATAGCTACCAATATGGCAGGTCGTGGTACTGATATCAAACTCGACCATGAAGTTAAGAAAAATGGCGGCTTGGCGATTTTAGGCTCAGAGAGACATGATGCAAGGCGTATTGACCGTCAGCTTCGTGGTCGCGCCGGAAGACAGGGTGACCCGGGAAGTTCGATTTTTTACATCTCACTCGAAGATGATTTGATGAGACTTTTCGGAGGCGAGAGAATTGCAAATGTTATGGCAAAGCTCAAAATTCCGGAAGGCGAGCCAATTCAGCACTCTATGATTTCTAATTCGGTTGAGCGTGCACAGAAGAAAGTTGAAGAAAATAACTTCGGTATCCGCAAAAGACTACTCGAATATGACAATGTAATGAATCAACAGAGAGAAGTCATCTATAATCGCCGTCGTGCTGCTCTTCGTGGCGAACGACTAAAAGGTGAACTCTTTGATTATATCGAAGATATGGCTTACAACCTGATTGAAGAATTCAAACCCGAAAAGAGAGTTAAAGATTTCAAAGATACAGTCAGGTCACAACTGCTCTGCGAAGTTGAAGTCTCTGAAAAAGACTTTGAAAAAGACAACAATAATGATTTAATTGAACGAGTGATTAAAGCTGCCAAAGAATTTTATGAAAGAAAAGAGGAGATGCTTGGTAAAGAATTTATGTCCAAGCTCGAAAGAGTTGCCGTATTGCAGACTATTGACGATAAATGGCGTGAGCATCTGAGAGTTATGGACGACCTTAAGGAAGGTATTCATCTCCGTTCTTACGGTCAGAAAGACCCACTTTTAGAATACAAGTCAGAAGCTTATGGTCTATTTGTTGAATTAGTCAAGGAAATAAACAAAGAAAGCGTAATTTTCGCATTCAAATATTTCCCTCAAATGGTACAACGTGAAGTCAAACTTCGCAAACCTGCCGCAGGTCATGCTACAGCTGATGAATTACAAGTCAGACAACGTACTGCATCAGGAACTATGAAGTTTGAACATTCTACTCAAACACCTGCATTTCTTCAAAATGTGCCTCAGCAGCAACAACCCGGCGGTCAGGCGACTACAGTAAGCAATACATTTAAGAGATCAGAAAGGAAATTTGGAAGAAATGATACTGTCAAAGTTAAATATCGCGATGGTAAGATTGTTACAGCTAAATATAAAAAAGTAGAAGAAGATATTGCCAATTCAGTATGCGATGTTTTAGATGACGAATAA
- a CDS encoding PepSY-associated TM helix domain-containing protein, with protein sequence MKIYKLNKTLHRDIGYFFVGMILIYAISGIAINHKGDWNPNYIIRNQDFGLGRPVSKSEVDMKLIDTILELADAKGEYKSHYFPDSERLRIFVDGGNITLFLDRGDFKVETILNRPIFKQVNFLHYNPGVLWTWFSDIFCVALAFLAISGLFILKGKYGLVWRGAILVSIGILIPLLFLLIYL encoded by the coding sequence ATGAAGATATACAAATTAAATAAAACTCTTCACAGAGATATCGGCTATTTTTTTGTCGGAATGATTTTGATTTATGCGATTTCCGGTATTGCAATAAACCATAAAGGCGACTGGAATCCAAACTATATAATTCGCAATCAGGATTTCGGACTTGGTCGCCCTGTCAGCAAAAGCGAAGTTGATATGAAATTGATTGATACAATACTTGAGTTGGCAGATGCTAAGGGAGAGTACAAAAGTCACTATTTTCCGGATAGCGAGCGGCTAAGAATATTTGTTGATGGTGGAAATATTACATTGTTTCTGGACAGGGGCGATTTTAAAGTAGAGACAATCCTAAATAGACCCATTTTCAAACAAGTAAACTTCCTTCACTATAATCCCGGAGTTCTTTGGACTTGGTTTTCTGATATATTTTGTGTAGCACTTGCATTTCTTGCAATATCCGGATTATTTATTCTAAAAGGTAAATACGGACTTGTCTGGCGAGGTGCTATACTTGTATCAATCGGAATTTTAATTCCACTATTATTTTTGTTGATATACTTATAA